The genomic window AGCGAGCACGATAAAAAAGTAGCTGATTTAATTGCCAGCTACAACCCTGACATTATTGGTCTTGCCAAATACATGCGTATTTTAAGCCCTGAATTTGTGGGTCGATTTGATGGTAAAATCATTAATATTCATCACTCGTTTTTACCTGCATTTATTGGTGCTAAACCTTACCACCAAGCATTTGAACGTGGTGTAAAAATTATTGGTGCAACGGCCCACTTTGTAAATAATGAGCTTGATGAAGGGCCTATTATTTTGCAAGACGTTACCCATGTTACACATGCTAACACCGCAGAAATGATGGCTAAAATAGGTAAAGACGTCGAAAAAACCGTTTTTTGTAAAGCGCTACAATTAGCCTCTGAACATAAACTATTTATTAATGGCAATAAAACCGTCGTATTTAGCTAAAAGTTAGTATGCATAAAAAAGCCAGCTTAGCTGGCTTTTTAATTATTACAGATTAACTAACGTACACGCTAATTTTTTAAGGCGTGTAATATGTAGGTGATTCTGGCCCTACAGGCATTCCCAATAAGAACACCCAAACATAAAATAGAATAACCCAGCCTACAAAAAACACCATGCTGTACGGTAACATTGTGGCAACCAACGTTCCTATACCCATATCTTTTTTATATTTAACTGCAACGGCTAATATCAAACCAAAATAACTCATCATTGGTGTTATTAAATTGGTCACTGAATCACCAATACGATAAGCCGCTTGAATCGTCTCTGGCGCATAGCCAATTAACATTAACATAGGCACAAATATAGGCGCGGTAATCGCCCATTGCGCTGAAGATGAGCCTAAACTTAAATTAACTAAGGCACACATTAAAATAAACAGTATAAATACTTCTGGGCCTGTTAGGTTAAGTGCCTGTAATAACGCAGCACCATTGATAGCTAAAATAGTACCTAAATTAGTCCACTTGAAAAAGGCAACAAACTGCGCTGCAAAAAATACCAGTACAATATAAAGTCCCATAGAACTCATACTTTTGCTCATGGCATTTATTACATCCTTATCGTTTTTCATGGTGCCTACAACACGCCCATATACAAAACCAGGAATACTAAATGTCACAAAAATAATAACCACAATACCTTTTAAAAAAGGTGAACCAGCAACCTCTCCCGTATCTGGGTTTCGTAAAATTCCGTCGCTTGGAATAATAGTCCACGCAAGTAATAATGAAACAACTAATAACGATACACCTGCCCATTTTAAACCTGACTTTTCTTGTTTCGTCAGTCTATCAATGCTGTTTTGTGATAAATCGATACTCGCTTCATCTGGGTTGTATTTACCTAAGCGTGGCTCTACTATTTTTTCGGTTACAAGAGTACCCAAAATGGCAATTAAAAATACCGATATCATCATGAAATACCAGTTTGCCTCAGCGCCTACCACATACGTAGGGTCAATCATTTGCGCAGCGGGTGTTGTAATACCTGCCAATAATGGATCGATAGTACCCAATAATAAGTTAGCGCTATATCCGCCCGACACACCAGCAAATGCAGCTGCCAATCCAGCGAGAGGATGACGTCCTAAACTATGAAATATCATTGCTGCAAGCGGGATCAGTACAACATAACCAAGCTCAGCGGCGGTGTTAGACATAATAGCGGCAAATACCACCATAAACGTCACTAAACGCTTAGATGCGCCCATCACCATGCCTCGCATCGCAGCAGAAAGTAAACCTGAATGCTCTGCAACACTTACACCTAGCAATGCAACAAGCACTGTGCCAAGTGGTGCAAAGCCAGTAAAGTTAGTGACAAGTCCTGTCATGATCCGCTGTAATCCCTCAGCACTCAATAAACTAACCACTTCAATAACGCCATCAGGATCGCGCCCTGATGCACCTTCTGGGCGAGGATCTATTGCACTTAGGCCATACCAATCAGCAATACCGCTAAATACAACAATTGCGACTGCAAATATTGCAAATAAAGTAATGGGGTGTGGCAGCATGTTTCCTAAAAATTCAACAGTGGCTAAAAATCGATTAAATAGGCCCTTGTTATTTGGGTTATTACTAGATGAGTGTGTGGAGTCTGTCATACTCTGCTCTTAAAGTTACAAAATTGCCGTAACCTAGCATTTTTTGTAAATTAGATCATGTATAAAAGGTGAATAGCTTGTGAGGAAGGTTAAAATAGCCAAAGGTAAACAGAGCCGTAATACCAATTGTTAATACCTTATTGTAGCGCCAAAGAAACAGTTGGCTAAAATAATCATATTTTGAATGCAATTGGCACAAAAGCTCTCTTTAGTTTCCGATTTTTTATGACTGATCAATAGGCTCTAATTGCAATTTAGCGGCAATAAGCACAGCTTGTGTACGGTTGTATACGCCAAGTTTTCTAAATATAGCAGTGATGTGCGCTTTGATGGTTGCTTCAGAGATGTGAAGCTCGTAAGCAATTTGCTTATTAAGTAAGCCTTCGTGTAAATACTGTAAAACACGATACTGCTGTGGTGTAAGCGAGGCGACTTGCGCAGCAATTTTTCGGTCTTCACCTTCAATCTCGGCTACTTTATTTTTTAGCTCTACCGGCAACCATGTATCGCCTTCGAGTATTTGATTAATTGCGCTGGCAATATCATCTGAGGAGGATGATTTAGGAATAAACCCCATTGCACCGTAACCCATTACTTTAGAGACGATATTGGCATCTTCGCTACCTGAAACAACAGCAATAGGTAAGCTTGGATATTCTTCGCGAATACGGATTAGGCCATACAAATCGCCATTTCCTGGCATATGAAGGTCTAGCAGTAATATATCAAGATCTTCTTGTTCGCTTAACACCTGCAATGTGCTGTCAAAATCTGATGATTCAAAAACGTCTAAATCTGCAAATTTTGCGCTCAGTGCGCCCTTTAGTGCTTCACGAAATAACGGGTGATCGTCCGCTATTAAAAACTGACTCATGGTTCACTCCTAAAAAATTCGGCTGTTACTTATCACTAAGCAACAGCCGATATACTACGTTTAGAATCAACTTGTAATCAAGTTTTTAACGCATATTTAACGATTTAATCGATTTTCGATAAGCTCATCCACGACTGATGGATCAGCAAGTGTTGATGTGTCACCAAGCTGTTGGTGCTCATTTGCTGCAATTTTACGTAAAATACGACGCATAATCTTACCTGAACGTGTTTTTGGTAAACCAGGTGACCACTGAATCATATCTGGAGACGCAATAGGACTGAGCTCTTTGCGCACCCAATTACGTACCTCTTTTGTCAGTTCTTCACTCACTATTACACCTTCATTAGGCGTAATATAAACATAAATCCCTTGGCCTTTAATATCGTGTGGATAGCCGACTACAGCAGCTTCAGCGACCGCTTCGTGTGATACCAATGCACTTTCAATTTCAGCTGTTCCTAAGCGATGTCCCGATACATTTAATACGTCATCAACGCGTCCTGTTATCCAGTAATAACCATCCTCATCACGGCGACAACCGTCACCAGTAAAGTACACGCCTGGGTATGCACTAAAGTAAGTTTGTTCAAAGCGTTCGTGATCGCCATACACAGTGCGTGCTTGCGATGGCCAGCTATCTAAAATAACTAAATTACCGTCAACTGCGCCTTCTAGTGTATTCCCTTCGGCATCAAATAATGCTGGCGCAATACCAAAAAATGGATGTGTTGCAGAGCCCGGCTTCGTATCGGTTGCACCTGGCAGCGGGGTTATCATAATACCGCCCGTTTCTGTTTGCCACCATGTATCAACAATCGGGCAATTCGATTTACCAATACTCTCATAATACCAAGTCCACGCTTCTGGATTAATTGGCTCACCGACCGATCCTAAAATACGTAAGCTGTCGCGACTTGATGAAGCGATTGGCTCGTCACCTTTAGCCATTAAGGCACGAATTGCAGTCGGTGCGGTATATAAAATAGTAACGCCATGTTTATCAACTACTTCACCCATTCGTCCAGCGGTTGGGTAGGTAGGCACACCTTCAAAAACAACTTGTGTACAGCCATTTACAAGTGGCCCGTATGCGATATAGCTGTGACCTGTGATCCAGCCCACATCAGCACTACACCAATAAACATCATCTTCTTTTAAATCAAATACGTATTCGTGAGTCATTGATGCATAAACTAGATAACCACCGGTTGTGTGTACAACACCTTTTGGCTGGCCCGTTGAGCCCGATGTATAGAGTATAAATAATGGATCTTCTGCGTTCATTGGCTCAGGCGCGCATTGCGCTGGTAAATCAGCCACTAAATCATGCCACCAAATATCATGGTCGTACCAATCAACTTCGCCACCCGTTAATTGATGCACAATAACGTGCTCAATCGTTGTAACTGAATCTTGCGCTACTGCTTCATCAACGTTTGCTTTTAATGGCACACAGTTGCCCGCGCGTCGCCCTTCATCGGAAGTAATAACAACTTTAGCGCCCGAATCTCTAATACGGTCTGCAATCGCTGATGGCGAAAAACCACCAAATACAACAGAATGAATAGCGCCAATGCGTGCGCATGCCTGCATTGCGTAAATTGCCTGAGGTGTCATTGGCATGTAAATAGCGACACGGTCACCTTTTTGTACACCTAGTTTTTTTAACCCGTTCGCAAATTTAGCGACTTCATCGTGTAATTGCTGATAAGTAATATTCTCACTTTGAGATGGGTCATCACCTTCCCAAATAAGCGCTGTTTTATTTGCTTTGGTTTTTAGATGGCGATCAATGCAGTTATAAGAGGCATTAAGATAACCGTCTTCATACCACTTAATACTAATGTGGCCTTTGTCGAATGATGTGTTTTTAACGATTGAATAAGGAGTCGACCAGTCAAGACGTTTACCATGCTCAGCCCAAAAGCTTTGAGGATCGTCAATTGATTGCTTGTAAAGCGTATCGTATTTATTTTTATCGATGAGTGTTGCGTCTTTAATGTGCGCAGGAACAGGATAGATACTTTGTGACATCTTCGTCTCCATTAAATTACTTGCCTTTGGCTCTTATCAAGGATTACTCAGCAGTGCTTTATTAAGTATTAGACCTTAGTTGTACATCCCTTCAAATTGCTAATATGTAGTTTATAATCTTACTGATTTTAATTTTTTACATAAAAAATACAAGACGTTAAATATAAGTGAATACATACTAGCTTGGCCTTAAACCTTAGTCTTATAGACCAATAGGTTATTGAGTAAATATTACACATACTCAACAGTAGCAAACACAAAAGTTAAATATATTTTTCTCTAGCCAGAAGTTTTCAGTGAAAACATAACGGATTTACATGTTAATAGCGGGCTGATTGCCAGTAAATTCAACGCAGTTAGCACTAAAAATAATGGCTTGAGATAGATTTATACCAATCTGCTTATATATGGGGTCTATTTAACGTTAAGAAAATTACGCTAGAACTAGGCAAAAATCTTTGTATTTAGTTGTTCTAAATAAAAAATTTTTAACGACGTTATAGTGCAATTTAATTCGTTAAATTGTTCAAAGATTTATGCAGATTGGCATTGTTATCAAGAGTTCTGGTTATTGACTATAAGAACTTACTAAACCTCTTTTTATTAGCAAGTAATACTCGTAGCAAGTGTTATAAAAAAATTGTGAATAAAAAAGCAACAAACAACAAGTAGTCTAAATAAAGGACACTACAATGAAATTTACTCCATTAAAAACATTGGCTGCAAGCGCTGTTATCTGTGCACTTTCGAGCACAGCTTATGCGGCAACAGCAGCAAAAATTGGTGATACAGAATTTAACTACGGTGGATATATTAAACTCGACTCTATGTGGAGTGATTATTCAGCGGGTGCACCAGCAGGTTCAAATGTAGGACGTGATTTTTACGTTCCAAGCACACTGACTGTTGGTAACGATAGCAACTCTGATGCGGTGTTTGATATGCATGCCCGTGAATCTCGTTTTAATTTTGGTACTGCCACCGTTATGGATAACGGTAAAACGATAAAAACTAAAATTGAAATTGATTTTTTAGCATCAGCTACCGGCGGTAACGAACGCGTTTCAAATTCATATGCTCCACGTATTCGCCATGCCTTTGTAACCTATGACGGCTGGTTATTTGGTCAAACATGGTCAAATTTTCAAAATGTGGGTGCCCTTGCAGAAACGCTTGATTTCGTAGGTCCAGCTGAAGGCACTGTTTTTGTTCGTCAATCTCAAATTAAATACACAACTGGCGCATGGTCTTTTTCATTAGAAAATCCAGAAAGTACAATTTCTACAGCTAGCGGAATGGCTGTTACTGATGATGCATCATTACCAGATTTTACAGCGCGTTATACGCACAAAGCTGACTGGGGTAATATAGTTGTAGCAGCACTTGCACGCCAACTAACTTATAAAGTAGGCGCTGTAGATGCTGATGAAACATCGTTTGGTATAAGCGCATCCGGTAAAATAAATCTAGGCGATGACAACCTTAAATTTATGCTTACTCAAGGTAAAGGCTTAGGCCGATACGTAGGCTTAAACGTAGCGCACGGTGCTGTTCTTAATGGCGATGATCTCGATGCAATAGATTCTACGTCTGGTTTTGTTGCTTATCAGCACAAGTGGAACAGCCAATGGCGTTCAACATTCCTTTATTCGTTCTTTTCAGCAGATAACAACGCAGACTTACTTGCTATTTCTGGCGATCCAACTGAATCAAGCCAAAGCTATAGTGCCAATATTTTATACTCTCCAGTTAAACGCTTAACGTTTGGTGCTGAATTTAAACATGCTGAGCGAGAAACAGAAAGCGGCGTTGATGGCGATTTAGAGCGCCTGCAGTTCTCTGTAAAATACTCTTTTTAATAAATAACCTGAACTCTGGATAATAAATCTATCTCGAGCAGCTATTTTCAGCGCTAGAAAATAAATTTAAATATCAACATGATTCAATACGTTAGTAAATCTCTTAAACAGAGCTCAGGTTAAGTAAAAACAGTTTACTTCCTTTAAGCGGCTTCGGCCGTTTTTTTATGATCATGATTAAAGTTAGAGTTAGCTTTTATATATGACGCTAAAAATTATGGATAAAAACAATAAAATGCAATTGCAAATCAATATCATTTAGATTAAATTACGCACTTCTTTTGAACTAATTGGAAAAACTCATGTCGTCCCCTCAAGTTTTGCGTTTATCTAAACTAAGCTTTGCTACTTCTTTAATTCTATCTGGTTATGCTTTTGCAGATGAAGTGAAAGCAAAAGATGAACCTCTCGAAAAAATTGCAGTCTATGGCCAGCATCATAAAAACTACATCACAGAAGAAGCACAATCGGCTACAAAATTAGGCTTAACAATAAAAGAAACGCCGCAGTCAATCTCAGTTGTTTCACGTGCCCTAATGGACGACTTTTCACTAGACGATATTAATTCTGTATTAGAAAGCACACCAGGTGTAACGGTAGAACAAATAGAAACTGACCGTACTTATTTTAAAGCTCGTGGTTTTGAAATCACCAATTTCCAAGTTGATGGCTTAGGCATTCCGCAAAGTTCAGGCTCTATTCAAGGCAGCCTTGACACATCAATTTATGACCGCGTTGAAATTGTGCGTGGAGCAAACGGTTTAATGACAGGTGCAGGTAATCCTTCAGCGACCGTCAATATGGTGTTAAAAAAACCAACATATACAACGCAAGCTAATGCATCTGCTTCTTATGGTTCGTGGAATAAAAAACGTTTAGATTTAGATGTATCTACACCAATAAATGACGAGCATGCTGTACGTGCGGTATTTACAAAACAAAAAGCTGACTCTTACCTCGATCGTTATGAGACAGATAAAACTATTGTATATTTAGCCTACGAAGGCAAATTAACAGACAGTACATCGCTTAGCGTTAATTACGTGAATCAACAAAAAGATGCCGACAGCCCGCTTTGGGGCGCACTTCCTCTTTATTACACAGATGGCACACCTACTGACTATGACGAATCAACCAGCACTGCTGCCGATTGGTCTTACTGGGATAACAGTGCAGAGCAAGTATATGTAACACTTGAGCAAAACTTATCAGCAACATGGGTGGCTAGAGCACGTTATGCTCATGTTAAAAATGATCAAAAATCGGAATTATTTTTCGTATATGGCACGCCAAACAAAGAAACTGGGCTCGGTTTAACAGGTTATGCCAGCCGCTATGATTATAGTGATAAACACGATTTATTTGATTTATATGCCAGTGGTAAATTTGATTTATTTGGCCAAGAGCACGACCTATCGTTTGGTGTTAGCCAAGCAAAAATGGATTACAAAGACCTGTCGCTTTACGATTACACTACAGGTAATGGCTTTCCAGCAATGCCATCTCTTAAAACATGGGATGGCGTAATGCCAGAGGCAACCCTTGCTGATAGTGAAAATGGGAGTGATATAACTAACGAACAAAAATCAGCTTATATATCTACACGCCTTAAGTTAAGTGAACCGCTGAGCCTACTTGCTGGCGTGCGTTATACTGATTGGGAAACAAAAGGTACAGCTTATAGCGTGTCTCAAACACGCAGTGACTCAGAGTTAATACCATACATAGGTACCGTGTATGACTTCAGTGATACGTTATCTGCATATGCAAGCTACACAGAAACATTTGTACCGCAAAAAGAGCTTGATATAAATGCGAATCAACTTCCGGCTATTACTGGTAAAAGTAGTGAAATAGGTGTTAAAGCGCAGCTTCTTGACGATCAATTGTTTGTAACCTTTGCTTATTTTGATGCAAAACAAGATGGCCTTGCTGTTGCTCTTCCTAATTCCGTACCTGGTGATACACGTTATTATGCAGCCGATGGGATTAACAGTAACGGCTTTGAAGTCGAACTAAGTGGTAAGTTTACAGACGATTTAAGTGCAAGTATTAGCTTCAGTAATTTAAGTATTGATGGTGATGACCTAGTAAAAGACTACACACCAGAAAACCAACTTAAAGTGGCAGCAACTTACCAAGTTCCGTTAGTTGATGGTTTATCGTTTGGCGCAAATTACCGCTGGCAGGATTCAACTAGCCGCGTTCAAGTTAAAGATGCTAACGGTATGGCGGCTGTTACCACAAATCAAGATGCATACGGATTACTTGATTTAATGGCCACTTACGAAATTACTGACAATATAGGTGTAACATTTAATATAAATAACACCACAGGCGAAAAATACTTAAACAGCCTATATTGGGCACAAGGTTACTACGGTGCACCACGTAACTACGGCCTATCTGTAAACTGGCAGTTATAAATATATTTGATTTATTTAAGGCTGTAGATTTTTGCGGTTAAATTAAAAACGACACATTTTTAATGTGTCGTTTTTATTTTTATCCGCTTCGAGTTTTGAACAACAAAAAAGCGCTAATCATTACTGATCAGCGCTTTTTAAAGCTCGGGTCAAATCAAGCTTAAAAACTCATTTAAGACTGTTTAAAGGTCTGGATCATCGCCTAACTTATCTTCACCATCTTCTGGCTCAATAGTTGCTTTTAGTAAAAGCATTTCGCGTAATTTACCTTCAATCTCATCTGCAATTTCTGGGTTTTCTTTCAAGAATTTAATCGAGTTAGATTTACCTTGGCCAACTTTGTTGCCACAGTAACTGTACCAAGCACCTGCTTTTTCAACAATTTTGTGCTTAACACCTAGGTCAATTAACTCACCTTGCTTAGAAATACCCTCACCATACATGATGATAAATTCAGCTTGTTTAAACGGCGGCGCAACTTTGTTTTTAACAATTTTAACGCGCGTTTCGTTACCAACAACTTCATCGCCTTCTTTAACAGAACCAATACGACGAATATCAATACGTACCGAGGCGTAAAACTTAAGTGCATTACCACCCGTTGTTGTTTCAGGGTTACCAAACATAACACCAATTTTCATACGGATTTGGTTAATGAAAATACATAACGTGTTAGAGCGTTTAATGTTACCTGTTAGCTTACGTAATGCTTGTGACATTAAACGTGCTTGCAAGCCCATGTGCGAATCGCCCATGTCGCCTTCAATCTCAGCTTTTGGTGTAAGTGCAGCAACCGAGTCAATAATAACCACGTCTACCGCGCTTGAGCGCACTAACATGTCACAAATTTCTAATGCTTGCTCACCGGTATCTGGTTGCGATACAAAAAGCTCATCAATATTTACACCTAATTTTTGTGCATAAACTGGATCTAGAGCATGCTCAGCATCAATAAAAGCACATGTTTTGCCTTCTTTTTGTGCTTCTGCGATAACTTGTAAAGTAAGCGTTGTTTTACCAGATGATTCAGGGCCATACACTTCAACAATACGTCCCATAGGTAAACCACCTATGCCTAAGGCAATATCAATGCCTAATGATCCTGTAGATACAGATTCAATGTTTAACGCTTTGTTATCACCCAATTTCATGATTGAGCCTTTACCAAATTGACGTTCAATTTGTGATAGTGCAGCGTCCAACGCTTTTTGTTTGTTATCGTTCATTTTGTTCTCCAAATCCAGCTAATGGAACCAAGTATACTGTATGAAATCACAGTATCAAGCTAATTTTTTTATTTTATCTCACTTATTATAGTTTTTAATGAAAATACAATAGCTTGCATACGAACCTGAGCTCTATCACCGGTAAATACTCGTTTAAATGTAAGCGCTTTACCATTAATCTGCAGGCCAAACCACACAAGCCCAACAGGTTTATCTTTGCTAGCTCCACCTGGTCCAGCAATACCCGATATAGCTATCGCAATATCAGCGTTTGCTGCTTTAATTGCACCTAATGCCATTTCTTGTACTGTTTGCTCGCTCACAGCACCGTATTGCGTTAATGTACTACTATTTACATTCAGTAAATCCTGCTTTGCTTGATTACTGTAAGTGACAAATGCACGGTCAATATAAGCAGAGCTTCCTGGCGTATCTGTAAGCGCATAACTTACTCCGCCACCAGTACATGACTCAGCACTAGTGATCCATAAGCATTTATCCGTTAAAATAGCACCTAATTGCGCAGCAAGTGTTTTAATCTCTTGATGTAATTCCATATTCAGCCTTTGGGTAAATACATGTCGTTTGATCTTTATGCACCACACACTATAAAACAACAAACCCCTATGATGCAGCAGTATCTAAAAATAAAATCAGAGCATCGCGATATTTTATTGTTTTATCGTATGGGCGATTTTTACGAACTCTTTTTTGACGACGCTAAACGCGCCGCTCAATTACTCGATATTTCGCAAACCCATCGCGGCAAAGCCGGTGGCGATCCTATCCCTATGGCGGGCGTGCCTTATCATGCAGTAGAGAACTACTTAGCACGCCTAGTTCAAATGGGTGAATCTGTTGCTATTTGCGAACAAGTTGGCGATCCAGCTACCAGTAAAGGCCCCGTTGATCGCAAAGTTGTTCGTATAGTTACACCAGGTACAATTTCTGACGAAGCGCTTTTACAAGAACGACAAGACAATTTGCTTACCAGTGTTTGGCAAAGTAAAAAAGGCCTGTACGGTATTGCCTACTTAGACATTAACTCTGGTCGCTTTAACGTTGTAGAGGTTAATACCGACGAAGCATTTAGCTCAACGGTTCAGCGCCTATCACCAGCAGAATTGCTATATAGCGAAAGCTTTGAAAATTTTCATTTAATTGAGCATATAAAAGGGGCTCGTCGTCGCCCAGAGTGGGAATTCGACTTAGATACGGCCGAGCACTTATTATGCGATCAGTTTGGTACTAAAGATTTAGTAGGATTTGGTGTTGATAAAGCCCACAGCGCACTTGTTGCTGCCGGTTGTTTAATGCAATACGTAAAAGATACGCAGCGTATTGCACTGCCACATATTCGTGCTATTAAACTTGAGCACAACGAACACGCTGTTATTTTAGATGCAGCAACGCGTAAAAACTTAGAACTGACCGTTAATTTATCTGGCGGGTTTGAAAATACACTTGCCCAAGTACTTGATAAAACAGCAACCCCAATGGGCTCCCGTTTACTTAAGCGCCGTATACATACACCTATTCGTAATAAAGATGAGCTAAATTCTCGCTTAAATGCAATTAGCGCTATTTTAGATGCACAATTGTGCGGCGAATTACACGAATCACTAAAAGAGATTGGTGATGTAGAGCGTGTTATTGCGCGCTTAGCTTTATGCACAGCTCGCCCACGCGATTTAACTCGCCTGCGCAGTGCATTACAAGCGCTTGCGCCGCTACATACTTTATTAGCTGACGCTAACGACCCTCGTATAGCGGGTATTATCAAGCACTCGCCTGAACTCCCTGATTTACAAGCATTGTTAGAGCAAGCTGTAATAGAAAATCCGCCTGTACTTATTCGTGATGGTGGCGTTATTGCCTCAGGTTATAACAGTGAACTTGATGAATGGCGCAACTTAAGCAAAGGCGCTACTGATGTTCTTGATCAACTAGAACTGCGTGAACGCGAACGCACGGGTATTAGTACGCTTAAAATTGGTTACAACCGCGTGCATGGTTTCTTTATTGAAGTAAGCCGTGCCAACGCGCACTTAGTACCCGCCGACTACATTCGTCGCCAAACGCTTAAAAATAACGAGCGTTATATAATCCCAGAGCTTAAAGAGCACGAAGATAAAGTGCTTGGCAGCCAATCAAAAGCCTTAGCGCTTGAAAAACAACTATATGAAGAGCTGTTTAGGTTTATTGCTCCACATATTGAACAGTTGCAAATGATGGCCGCCGCACTGGCTGATTTAGACGTATTAAATAATTTAGCTGAGCGTGCATTTGCACTCAATTATGCAAAACCAGAACTGTGCGATAACGACAATATAAGCATTAAGCAAGGTCGTCACCCTGTTGTTGAACAAGTAATGAAAGAACCGTTTATTGCTAACCCTGTTGAATTAAACAGCCAACGTAAAATGTTGATTATTACGGGTCCAAACATGGGCGGTAAATCAACTTATATGCGCCAAACAGCACTTATTGTACTAATGGCTCACATTGGCAGTTATGTACCTGCAGACAGCGCTAAAATTGGCAATATCGATCGCATATTTACACGTATTGGTGCTAGCGATGATTTAGCCTCTGGGCGCTCAACCTTCATGGTAGAAATGACCGAAACAGCCACTATTTTAAATAACGCCACGGCGCAGTCTTTGGTATTAATGGATGAAATTGGTCGCGGGACAAGTACCTATGATGGGCTTTCGCTTGCGTATGCAACAGCCGATCATCTAGCATCAAAAATATCTGCAAAAACATTATTTGCAACACACTACTTTGAACTAACAGAACTTGCAGAGCAAACCACGGGCCTTGTAAACGTGCACCTTGATGCCATAGAGCATAACGATACAATTGCCTTTATGCACACCGTACTTGATGGCGCAGCAAGTAAAAGTTTTGGCTTACAAGTAGCAGCTCTCGCAGGGGTGCCAAAAGCAGTCATTGCGCAAGCAAAACAAAAACTTAAATTACTTGAAAACCATCAAAGCGTAACGGCGCAAAATACAGAGCAACAAGCATTTACTTTTAACAACGAGGCCGTACAAAGTACGCCTTCTGAAATAGAAGAGCAGTTAAGTGCTATCGAACCTGACAATTTAACGCCACGCCAAGCGCACGATTTATTATATAAACTAAAAGCATTGCTTTAAATTTACTTTGTATAAAACATAAAAAAGCCGAAGAATAAATCCTTCGGCTTTTTAACACACATAATCTTTTCTAGTTTGTACCGCTTTTATAGTTACGAGAATTGATTAAACAAACTATCTGTACTTAACCCTTCTTGTTGCAAAATGTCTTTTAAACGACGCAATGCCTCAACTTGTATTTGTCTTACTCGTTCACGCGTTAAACCAATTTCG from Pseudoalteromonas aliena SW19 includes these protein-coding regions:
- the pncC gene encoding nicotinamide-nucleotide amidase, which gives rise to MELHQEIKTLAAQLGAILTDKCLWITSAESCTGGGVSYALTDTPGSSAYIDRAFVTYSNQAKQDLLNVNSSTLTQYGAVSEQTVQEMALGAIKAANADIAIAISGIAGPGGASKDKPVGLVWFGLQINGKALTFKRVFTGDRAQVRMQAIVFSLKTIISEIK
- the recA gene encoding recombinase RecA produces the protein MNDNKQKALDAALSQIERQFGKGSIMKLGDNKALNIESVSTGSLGIDIALGIGGLPMGRIVEVYGPESSGKTTLTLQVIAEAQKEGKTCAFIDAEHALDPVYAQKLGVNIDELFVSQPDTGEQALEICDMLVRSSAVDVVIIDSVAALTPKAEIEGDMGDSHMGLQARLMSQALRKLTGNIKRSNTLCIFINQIRMKIGVMFGNPETTTGGNALKFYASVRIDIRRIGSVKEGDEVVGNETRVKIVKNKVAPPFKQAEFIIMYGEGISKQGELIDLGVKHKIVEKAGAWYSYCGNKVGQGKSNSIKFLKENPEIADEIEGKLREMLLLKATIEPEDGEDKLGDDPDL
- a CDS encoding TonB-dependent siderophore receptor; amino-acid sequence: MSSPQVLRLSKLSFATSLILSGYAFADEVKAKDEPLEKIAVYGQHHKNYITEEAQSATKLGLTIKETPQSISVVSRALMDDFSLDDINSVLESTPGVTVEQIETDRTYFKARGFEITNFQVDGLGIPQSSGSIQGSLDTSIYDRVEIVRGANGLMTGAGNPSATVNMVLKKPTYTTQANASASYGSWNKKRLDLDVSTPINDEHAVRAVFTKQKADSYLDRYETDKTIVYLAYEGKLTDSTSLSVNYVNQQKDADSPLWGALPLYYTDGTPTDYDESTSTAADWSYWDNSAEQVYVTLEQNLSATWVARARYAHVKNDQKSELFFVYGTPNKETGLGLTGYASRYDYSDKHDLFDLYASGKFDLFGQEHDLSFGVSQAKMDYKDLSLYDYTTGNGFPAMPSLKTWDGVMPEATLADSENGSDITNEQKSAYISTRLKLSEPLSLLAGVRYTDWETKGTAYSVSQTRSDSELIPYIGTVYDFSDTLSAYASYTETFVPQKELDINANQLPAITGKSSEIGVKAQLLDDQLFVTFAYFDAKQDGLAVALPNSVPGDTRYYAADGINSNGFEVELSGKFTDDLSASISFSNLSIDGDDLVKDYTPENQLKVAATYQVPLVDGLSFGANYRWQDSTSRVQVKDANGMAAVTTNQDAYGLLDLMATYEITDNIGVTFNINNTTGEKYLNSLYWAQGYYGAPRNYGLSVNWQL
- the mutS gene encoding DNA mismatch repair protein MutS, translating into MSFDLYAPHTIKQQTPMMQQYLKIKSEHRDILLFYRMGDFYELFFDDAKRAAQLLDISQTHRGKAGGDPIPMAGVPYHAVENYLARLVQMGESVAICEQVGDPATSKGPVDRKVVRIVTPGTISDEALLQERQDNLLTSVWQSKKGLYGIAYLDINSGRFNVVEVNTDEAFSSTVQRLSPAELLYSESFENFHLIEHIKGARRRPEWEFDLDTAEHLLCDQFGTKDLVGFGVDKAHSALVAAGCLMQYVKDTQRIALPHIRAIKLEHNEHAVILDAATRKNLELTVNLSGGFENTLAQVLDKTATPMGSRLLKRRIHTPIRNKDELNSRLNAISAILDAQLCGELHESLKEIGDVERVIARLALCTARPRDLTRLRSALQALAPLHTLLADANDPRIAGIIKHSPELPDLQALLEQAVIENPPVLIRDGGVIASGYNSELDEWRNLSKGATDVLDQLELRERERTGISTLKIGYNRVHGFFIEVSRANAHLVPADYIRRQTLKNNERYIIPELKEHEDKVLGSQSKALALEKQLYEELFRFIAPHIEQLQMMAAALADLDVLNNLAERAFALNYAKPELCDNDNISIKQGRHPVVEQVMKEPFIANPVELNSQRKMLIITGPNMGGKSTYMRQTALIVLMAHIGSYVPADSAKIGNIDRIFTRIGASDDLASGRSTFMVEMTETATILNNATAQSLVLMDEIGRGTSTYDGLSLAYATADHLASKISAKTLFATHYFELTELAEQTTGLVNVHLDAIEHNDTIAFMHTVLDGAASKSFGLQVAALAGVPKAVIAQAKQKLKLLENHQSVTAQNTEQQAFTFNNEAVQSTPSEIEEQLSAIEPDNLTPRQAHDLLYKLKALL